In Candidatus Polarisedimenticolaceae bacterium, a genomic segment contains:
- a CDS encoding NAD(P)H-dependent oxidoreductase — protein MRLLVFAAALRDESLNRKMAGLASRMAREFGASVDFASMRDFDVPLYDGDIDTAHGIPAGAKALRDRLVASDAFIISSPEYNASMPGTIKNLIDWTSRFRPQPFDGKHGLLMSASPSLAGGNRGLWALRMPLEHLGARIFPDMFSLAMAHKAFVGDDIADEALRVRFGKNLHAFLSLAEAAKNYPCIKRAWVEFLGEPPGAGADRVDPVQS, from the coding sequence CTGAGGCTCCTCGTATTCGCAGCAGCCCTCCGCGACGAATCGCTGAACCGGAAAATGGCCGGGCTGGCCTCGCGCATGGCGCGTGAGTTCGGTGCGAGCGTCGACTTTGCATCGATGCGCGACTTCGACGTGCCCCTCTACGACGGCGACATCGACACGGCGCACGGGATCCCCGCGGGGGCGAAGGCGCTCCGTGACCGACTTGTCGCGAGCGATGCCTTCATCATCTCGTCCCCCGAGTACAACGCCTCCATGCCCGGCACGATCAAGAACTTGATCGATTGGACTTCGCGCTTTCGGCCGCAGCCGTTCGACGGCAAGCACGGACTCCTGATGTCCGCCTCGCCATCTCTCGCCGGAGGCAATCGCGGCCTGTGGGCGCTGCGGATGCCGCTCGAGCATCTGGGTGCGCGCATCTTCCCGGACATGTTCTCGCTCGCGATGGCACACAAGGCGTTCGTGGGTGACGACATCGCCGACGAGGCATTGCGCGTGCGCTTCGGGAAGAATCTCCACGCATTCCTCTCGCTCGCCGAGGCCGCCAAGAACTACCCGTGCATCAAGAGAGCATGGGTCGAGTTCCTCGGTGAGCCTCCGGGCGCCGGCGCCGATCGCGTGGATCCGGTGCAGAGCTGA
- a CDS encoding MBL fold metallo-hydrolase, producing the protein MLPVDSALDALDLLVVVDNESDTLSSVDQGVPQSPELRQLIARLPHRAPIDGHDCVEPWDHVCLACHGFSALVTGRRGSEERSVLFDVGPSADVWLENARRLDVRLASIEAVCLSHWHADHSGGFPDVVAAIARSRREEGLPPPMIDLHRDRPEQRGFMTPNGTLVLLNPEPTFEALERAGGRIAKHAEAHALAEFFFVSGEIMRVTPYEAGFVGHHTIRDGHAVPDPLILDERFLAARVRGRGVSVLSSCSHAGVVNAALGAQSAFPGEPIDVILGGYHLAGPGMEPRIEATVHDLAHRIKPRVVAPGHCTGWRAKAALARAFAPGHYGPSVVGSLYALRAT; encoded by the coding sequence ATGCTCCCGGTCGACTCGGCGCTCGATGCGCTGGACTTGCTCGTCGTCGTGGACAACGAGAGCGACACGCTCTCCAGCGTGGATCAGGGCGTTCCGCAATCCCCCGAGCTCAGACAGCTGATCGCGCGTCTACCTCATCGCGCGCCCATCGACGGCCACGATTGCGTCGAGCCATGGGATCACGTGTGCCTCGCCTGCCACGGCTTCTCGGCGCTGGTCACGGGGCGGCGCGGCTCCGAAGAGCGCTCGGTCCTCTTCGACGTCGGACCCTCCGCCGATGTCTGGCTGGAGAACGCGCGTCGACTGGACGTCCGGCTCGCGTCCATCGAAGCCGTGTGCCTCTCGCACTGGCACGCGGATCACAGCGGCGGATTTCCGGACGTGGTGGCGGCCATCGCCCGGTCGCGCCGCGAAGAAGGGCTCCCGCCGCCGATGATCGATCTTCACAGAGACCGGCCCGAGCAGCGCGGCTTCATGACCCCGAACGGGACGCTCGTGTTGCTCAACCCGGAGCCGACGTTCGAGGCGCTCGAGCGTGCCGGTGGGCGCATCGCGAAACACGCGGAGGCGCACGCGCTTGCCGAGTTTTTCTTCGTCAGCGGCGAGATCATGCGCGTGACGCCGTACGAGGCGGGATTCGTCGGACACCACACGATACGCGACGGACACGCCGTGCCGGATCCCCTGATCCTCGACGAGCGCTTCCTCGCGGCGCGCGTGCGCGGTCGCGGCGTCAGCGTGCTCTCGTCGTGCTCGCACGCCGGCGTCGTCAACGCAGCGCTCGGAGCGCAGAGCGCGTTTCCGGGCGAGCCGATCGACGTCATCCTCGGCGGCTATCACCTGGCGGGCCCCGGCATGGAGCCGCGGATCGAGGCGACCGTCCACGATCTCGCCCATCGGATCAAGCCGCGGGTCGTCGCGCCGGGGCACTGCACCGGGTGGCGTGCGAAGGCGGCACTCGCAAGGGCATTCGCGCCAGGACACTACGGGCCCAGCGTCGTCGGATCGCTCTACGCTCTGCGCGCGACGTGA
- a CDS encoding BON domain-containing protein, which yields MTHRKVSWLAPIAAVLLTAACAHTDVGITTKVKTKIAVDDTVRDSKIVVTTENGVVTLTGNIDSADAKARALALARETKGVVEVRDMIEVRTASTRGEAPEPDRTIGVTIDDAGTTIRVKTRLMDDPLVKAHKIDVDTRDGVVFLTGSVGSEKEKDQAIKLTRETKGVKDVQANLTIKGA from the coding sequence ATGACCCATCGAAAAGTGTCATGGCTCGCGCCAATCGCGGCAGTCCTTCTGACCGCGGCGTGCGCTCACACGGACGTGGGCATCACGACGAAGGTCAAGACCAAGATCGCCGTGGACGACACCGTTCGAGACTCCAAGATCGTGGTCACGACCGAAAACGGCGTCGTCACACTCACGGGGAACATCGACAGCGCCGATGCGAAGGCGCGCGCGCTCGCGCTTGCGCGGGAAACCAAGGGCGTCGTCGAGGTCAGGGACATGATCGAGGTCAGGACGGCGTCGACCCGCGGCGAAGCCCCCGAGCCCGATCGTACGATCGGCGTCACGATCGACGACGCCGGAACGACGATCCGCGTGAAGACCCGCCTCATGGACGACCCGCTGGTCAAGGCGCACAAGATCGACGTCGACACGCGCGACGGCGTCGTTTTCCTCACGGGAAGCGTCGGCAGCGAGAAGGAGAAGGATCAGGCGATCAAGCTGACGCGCGAGACGAAGGGCGTCAAGGATGTCCAGGCGAACCTGACGATCAAAGGAGCCTAG
- a CDS encoding DEAD/DEAH box helicase, which translates to MNSDDDVTPPRFEALGLSGPLLRALQEIGYEAPTSIQASAIPPLLAGNDLLGQAQTGTGKTAAFALPLLSRLDLSLASPQVLVLTPTRELAIQVAEAMQTYARHLSGFHVLPIYGGQSMETQIRHLARGVHAVAGTPGRILDHLRRGTLKLDRLSAAVLDEADEMLRMGFIDDVTTILEQAPSTRQIALFSATMPPSIRKVAEKYLREPVVVRIATRTTTVATVTQRYWEVTGVHKLTALTRILDAEDIDAMLIFVRTKNATVELSEKLEARGFPCAPLNGDMAQSLRERTVERLKQGALDIVVATDIAARGLHVERISHVVNYDVPQDPEAYVHRIGRTARAGKEGQAILFVSPRERFLLHAIERATGQKIAALRLPTPKDIADRRIAQFKAGISSILASEDLDLYARVIDEYREEQGIEWRDVAVALTYLAQRQRPFVPARPKEEEPQAVSAPVEKAKPAKPRAPRPGRLLYRLEVGREHGISPKLLVDIIVTETGVERRHIGDITIHRTDTTIELPAIPRDLLRHLKKVRVKGRPLRIALANA; encoded by the coding sequence ATGAACTCAGACGACGACGTCACTCCACCGCGGTTCGAGGCTCTCGGCCTCTCGGGTCCGCTTCTTCGCGCGCTTCAGGAGATCGGGTACGAAGCGCCGACCTCGATCCAGGCGTCGGCCATCCCTCCGCTCCTCGCGGGAAACGATCTGCTGGGTCAGGCGCAGACCGGCACCGGCAAGACCGCTGCCTTCGCTCTTCCTCTGTTGAGCCGGCTGGATCTGTCGCTCGCCTCTCCGCAGGTCCTCGTGCTCACGCCCACGCGCGAGCTCGCGATCCAGGTCGCCGAAGCGATGCAAACCTACGCGCGCCACCTTTCGGGCTTTCACGTCCTGCCGATCTACGGTGGCCAGAGCATGGAGACGCAGATCCGGCATCTCGCGCGCGGTGTGCACGCGGTGGCAGGAACGCCCGGACGCATCCTCGACCACCTGCGCCGTGGCACGCTCAAGCTGGATCGCCTCTCGGCCGCGGTGCTCGACGAAGCCGACGAGATGCTGCGCATGGGCTTCATCGACGACGTGACGACGATCCTCGAGCAGGCCCCCTCCACGCGTCAGATCGCGCTCTTCTCCGCGACGATGCCTCCCTCGATTCGCAAGGTCGCGGAGAAGTACCTGCGGGAGCCCGTGGTCGTCCGCATCGCCACCCGGACCACGACCGTGGCGACCGTGACCCAGCGCTACTGGGAGGTGACGGGGGTCCACAAGCTGACGGCGCTGACCCGGATCCTCGACGCGGAAGACATCGACGCCATGCTGATCTTCGTGCGCACGAAGAACGCCACCGTCGAGCTCTCGGAGAAGCTCGAAGCGCGCGGCTTCCCCTGTGCGCCACTGAACGGCGACATGGCGCAGTCGCTGCGCGAGCGCACCGTGGAGCGGCTCAAGCAGGGCGCCCTCGACATCGTCGTGGCCACGGACATCGCGGCGCGCGGCCTGCACGTCGAGCGCATCAGCCACGTCGTGAACTACGACGTGCCGCAGGACCCGGAAGCCTACGTGCACCGGATCGGACGTACGGCGCGCGCCGGAAAGGAAGGGCAGGCGATCCTGTTCGTGTCGCCCCGCGAGCGTTTCCTTCTGCACGCCATTGAACGAGCGACCGGTCAGAAGATCGCCGCGCTACGTCTTCCGACGCCGAAGGACATCGCCGATCGCCGGATCGCGCAGTTCAAGGCGGGAATCTCGTCGATCCTCGCGTCGGAGGATCTCGACCTCTACGCCCGTGTGATCGACGAGTACCGCGAAGAGCAGGGCATCGAGTGGCGCGACGTCGCCGTCGCGCTCACGTACCTGGCGCAGCGCCAGCGGCCGTTCGTTCCCGCGCGGCCGAAGGAAGAAGAGCCTCAGGCCGTGAGCGCCCCCGTCGAGAAGGCGAAACCGGCCAAGCCGCGTGCGCCGCGGCCCGGGAGACTTCTCTACCGCCTCGAAGTCGGGCGTGAGCACGGCATCTCGCCCAAGCTGCTCGTGGACATCATCGTTACCGAGACCGGGGTCGAGCGCCGTCACATCGGCGACATCACGATCCACCGGACCGACACCACGATCGAGTTGCCGGCGATTCCCCGTGATCTGCTGCGTCACCTGAAGAAGGTGCGCGTGAAGGGGCGTCCGCTGCGCATCGCGCTCGCGAACGCCTAG
- a CDS encoding GlsB/YeaQ/YmgE family stress response membrane protein, translating to MEGPMYVVWWIVVGLMAGWATGKIMRGAGYGVLMDIGLGIIGAVVGGMLMRSLGFTTSGGLIPAILVAILGAVVVVALVRLLRKV from the coding sequence ATGGAGGGTCCGATGTACGTCGTGTGGTGGATCGTTGTTGGACTGATGGCCGGCTGGGCGACCGGGAAGATCATGAGAGGTGCCGGGTACGGCGTGCTCATGGACATCGGCCTCGGCATCATCGGAGCGGTCGTCGGAGGGATGCTCATGCGATCCCTCGGATTCACGACTTCCGGGGGACTCATCCCCGCCATTCTCGTCGCCATTCTCGGAGCGGTCGTGGTCGTGGCACTCGTGCGGCTGCTCAGGAAAGTTTGA